Proteins found in one Staphylococcus durrellii genomic segment:
- a CDS encoding Lrp/AsnC family transcriptional regulator, whose translation MDLTDRKIIETLKKDSKVSLSYISDSVNLSTPSVRERINKMKDMGIIKKYTIDIDYKTLGYDIDVIIDIVIKNNLYKDFKTFIATQDNVEFCYRISGDSCFIFKVRFKNMMDVERFVDSLQEYGHTKTHFIFSKTI comes from the coding sequence ATGGACTTAACAGACAGAAAAATTATTGAAACGCTAAAAAAAGATAGTAAAGTTTCACTAAGTTATATAAGTGATAGTGTTAACTTATCTACACCCTCTGTACGTGAAAGAATTAATAAAATGAAAGATATGGGTATTATTAAAAAATATACAATTGATATTGATTATAAAACCCTCGGGTACGATATCGATGTAATCATAGATATCGTTATAAAAAACAATCTGTATAAAGATTTCAAAACATTTATAGCAACACAGGATAACGTGGAATTTTGTTATAGAATTTCTGGAGATAGTTGTTTTATTTTTAAAGTACGTTTTAAAAATATGATGGATGTCGAGCGATTTGTTGATAGTTTACAAGAATATGGACACACAAAAACACATTTTATATTTTCAAAAACTATATAA
- a CDS encoding ParA family protein codes for MTEVISINNFKGGVSKTSSTAGIAYVLSEIKKKKVLVVDLDPQADVTDLLLKTFKENNNSLLNEIMNSNDIESILDEKEDEILDLLLRKSTDINENDLYHTLKDRKSLSESIIELSNNLSIVPSDFNMIGYPYLLEDLKLNRIDGAKYFDSFLKEVKEEYDFILIDTPPTLSDFANSGIYSCDYSLIVVQTHVRSFNAVEKLISHLSAFKDLHGNDFDIIGVLPVMFKNQGKIDNFIIRLLKYIYGRYVFENKVMQRERVKYWDAIGIHNEDMHDRDVLTMYENIANELLEKMRDHNGK; via the coding sequence ATGACCGAAGTAATATCAATAAATAACTTTAAAGGTGGTGTATCAAAAACATCATCAACTGCTGGAATTGCTTATGTATTATCTGAAATTAAAAAGAAAAAAGTATTAGTTGTTGATTTAGACCCTCAAGCAGATGTAACTGATTTATTATTAAAAACATTTAAAGAAAACAATAATAGTTTATTAAATGAGATAATGAATTCTAATGATATTGAAAGTATTTTAGATGAAAAAGAAGATGAAATACTAGATTTACTTTTAAGAAAATCAACGGATATAAATGAAAATGATTTGTACCATACGTTGAAAGATAGAAAATCTTTGAGCGAATCAATAATAGAATTGAGTAACAATTTATCAATAGTACCATCGGATTTTAATATGATTGGATATCCATATTTATTAGAAGATTTAAAACTCAATAGAATTGATGGTGCAAAATACTTCGATAGTTTCTTGAAAGAAGTAAAGGAAGAATATGATTTTATATTAATAGATACCCCACCTACTTTATCAGATTTTGCTAATAGTGGAATCTATTCATGTGATTATAGTTTGATTGTTGTACAAACACATGTAAGGAGTTTTAATGCAGTTGAAAAGTTAATAAGTCATTTATCTGCTTTTAAAGATTTGCATGGTAATGACTTTGATATAATTGGAGTTTTACCAGTTATGTTTAAAAATCAAGGTAAGATAGATAATTTTATTATAAGACTACTTAAGTACATATATGGAAGATACGTATTTGAAAATAAGGTTATGCAGAGAGAAAGAGTTAAATATTGGGATGCAATAGGTATTCATAATGAAGATATGCATGATAGAGATGTACTTACAATGTATGAAAATATAGCAAATGAATTGCTAGAGAAAATGAGGGATCATAATGGAAAATAA
- a CDS encoding pLS20_p028 family conjugation system transmembrane protein yields the protein MTNFSFFMPLLAISDDKLLKKLKEYDDHLQIAGPFNDMIRSIDWAIMRFLVKFTDWMSDAGLQALTLFGLIDQGNVIQFLKDAQPVFMALFALTLLYLGTKMILGSRVNNFEKFTTLIIAIIFLTTLSTTTKQATDITEQASEDVVNYSVDGQGGSEDSKSGDKVGTDILKASVIDLKYMDKEKNWVKPTNNDTDGTYNTLKNSTVNYIDINETIEAGKGETELGKKMSESKISMEAGGKSKVEKLDGGFWGIGDKEYYRYSLHWFKGNLGLICAGIGYFFGGFAVASIILETIVGLFIAFFGASTLQGDKLKSTIVDILNGLVAIVFVFICMFIFKELVAFIMNKNMALYIIGMIAGCKFMIDGPKMIERKFGYDSGLSAPFRTALTTYGLIKGGTSAIKSANQTISKAGGNAASPLTDKLTKSSSNNNETATNNNEKSTNSNNSNSSKSEKSNASQKNGNAMSATNNNTNVASNNENKTSEQSYNTGQENVNTESSNGTETANGNEGYYSTSNTNDLETEKTHSEQSQTVSGGDQHSQLWGNKPEGSILSPQNVENAMNDKNGTNNYNSNGNAGGKEAVINHKTNNDTVSGGKTNAFSNSSSGGTGYNQPKNATSSNGQYSKAPQSQSTSSNGQYSKAPQSQSASSNGQYSKAPQSQPTSSNGQYSKAPQSQSASSNGQYSKTPQSSQNGANYSPRTNIPKEAKQSNVVNSSPRKSTNQPKPVPKGNSNTNKFKSTKR from the coding sequence ATGACTAACTTTTCTTTTTTTATGCCACTTTTAGCAATAAGTGATGATAAGTTATTAAAAAAGTTAAAAGAATATGACGACCATCTACAAATTGCTGGCCCATTCAATGACATGATTCGAAGTATTGATTGGGCTATAATGCGTTTTTTAGTGAAATTTACAGACTGGATGTCAGACGCTGGTTTACAAGCATTAACACTATTTGGCTTGATAGATCAAGGGAATGTGATTCAATTTCTAAAAGATGCTCAGCCAGTGTTTATGGCATTATTTGCACTTACATTACTTTATTTAGGAACCAAAATGATATTAGGTTCGAGAGTAAATAATTTCGAGAAATTTACCACACTTATAATAGCGATTATATTTTTAACTACTTTATCAACTACCACAAAACAAGCTACAGACATTACAGAACAAGCTAGTGAAGATGTTGTTAATTATTCAGTAGATGGTCAAGGTGGGAGTGAAGATTCAAAAAGTGGAGATAAAGTCGGTACTGATATATTAAAAGCTAGTGTGATTGATTTGAAATATATGGATAAAGAAAAAAACTGGGTAAAACCTACAAACAATGATACAGACGGCACTTATAATACTCTAAAAAATTCCACTGTTAATTATATAGATATTAACGAAACAATTGAAGCAGGTAAAGGTGAAACTGAATTAGGTAAAAAAATGTCAGAAAGTAAAATATCTATGGAAGCTGGTGGAAAATCTAAGGTAGAAAAACTAGATGGTGGTTTTTGGGGAATCGGGGATAAAGAGTATTATAGATACTCTCTACACTGGTTTAAAGGAAACCTAGGACTTATTTGTGCTGGTATTGGTTATTTCTTTGGAGGATTTGCAGTTGCAAGTATCATTCTAGAAACGATAGTAGGACTATTCATTGCTTTCTTTGGTGCTTCAACATTACAAGGCGATAAATTGAAATCTACTATTGTTGATATACTCAACGGTTTAGTCGCAATAGTATTTGTTTTTATTTGTATGTTTATCTTTAAAGAATTAGTTGCGTTTATTATGAATAAAAACATGGCTTTATATATTATAGGTATGATTGCTGGTTGTAAATTCATGATAGATGGGCCGAAGATGATTGAGCGTAAATTTGGCTATGATTCTGGTCTGTCTGCACCTTTCAGAACAGCATTAACAACATACGGTTTAATCAAAGGTGGAACATCTGCAATTAAATCAGCAAATCAAACAATATCAAAAGCTGGAGGTAACGCTGCATCACCTTTAACAGATAAATTAACTAAATCATCTAGTAACAATAATGAAACAGCAACAAATAATAATGAAAAGTCTACTAATAGCAATAATAGTAATTCAAGTAAATCAGAGAAAAGTAATGCTTCTCAAAAAAATGGTAACGCTATGAGTGCAACTAATAACAATACAAATGTTGCTAGTAACAATGAAAATAAAACATCAGAACAATCCTATAATACGGGGCAAGAAAACGTTAATACAGAAAGTAGTAACGGTACAGAAACAGCAAATGGAAACGAGGGATATTACAGTACATCAAATACAAATGATTTAGAAACTGAAAAAACACATTCAGAACAGTCTCAAACAGTGAGTGGTGGAGATCAACATAGTCAATTGTGGGGAAATAAACCAGAGGGCAGTATATTAAGTCCACAAAACGTTGAAAATGCAATGAATGATAAGAATGGAACAAACAATTATAATTCAAATGGCAATGCTGGAGGAAAAGAAGCAGTAATCAATCACAAAACAAATAATGATACTGTAAGTGGTGGTAAAACAAATGCATTTTCTAATTCTAGTAGTGGTGGTACAGGATATAATCAACCTAAAAATGCAACATCAAGCAACGGTCAATATAGTAAAGCGCCACAATCACAATCAACATCAAGCAACGGTCAATATAGTAAAGCACCACAATCACAATCAGCATCAAGCAACGGCCAATATAGTAAAGCGCCACAATCACAACCAACATCAAGCAACGGTCAATATAGTAAAGCACCACAATCACAATCAGCATCAAGCAATGGTCAATATAGTAAAACACCACAATCATCACAGAACGGTGCTAATTACAGTCCGAGAACTAATATTCCTAAAGAAGCTAAGCAATCAAATGTAGTGAATAGTTCTCCACGAAAATCTACTAACCAACCAAAACCTGTACCAAAAGGAAATTCTAACACCAATAAATTCAAATCTACAAAACGATAG
- a CDS encoding replication initiator protein A yields MSEQRFNIQQQYREKFYQLPKVFFSNEKYMQLSNDAKIAYALLKDRLELSIKNNWFDENGDIFFIFTNEKLKNILNCHDGKLTKIKKELSKADLLEQVRCGQGKPNKLYLKNPAITKEDVYEIKQQEETSIEHSHDAEMRKSHFKKCENHISRNAEIAQQEMRKSHTNDTDLSNTDYIDTETNDMNDMNDIDSNTNMSSHSNHSNHFSYLFGDNNDKEILLEEFPQQLTNYLLNYSYTDLNIIKQTILKAKKAFNSTHEESHFMLEDIEDELLKSLKRFKKAIHDREVKGKIESVKSMQGYLMQTILTLLEELHSADMRRKNMSDNNIFNM; encoded by the coding sequence ATGTCTGAACAAAGATTTAATATCCAACAACAATATAGAGAAAAATTTTACCAACTACCGAAAGTATTTTTTTCTAACGAAAAATATATGCAATTAAGTAATGATGCAAAAATTGCTTATGCTTTGTTAAAAGATAGATTAGAATTATCAATTAAAAATAATTGGTTTGATGAAAATGGCGATATATTTTTCATCTTCACAAACGAGAAACTTAAAAATATATTAAATTGTCATGATGGCAAATTAACAAAAATTAAAAAAGAATTATCTAAAGCTGATCTTTTAGAACAAGTAAGATGTGGTCAAGGTAAACCAAACAAATTATATTTGAAGAATCCTGCAATTACTAAAGAAGATGTTTATGAAATAAAACAACAAGAAGAAACAAGTATTGAGCATAGCCATGACGCTGAAATGCGAAAATCGCATTTCAAGAAATGCGAAAATCACATTTCAAGAAATGCTGAAATCGCACAACAAGAAATGCGAAAATCGCACACTAATGATACTGATTTAAGTAATACTGATTATATTGATACTGAAACTAATGATATGAATGATATGAATGATATAGACAGTAATACTAATATGAGTTCACATTCAAATCATTCAAATCATTTTTCATACTTATTTGGTGATAATAATGATAAAGAAATACTCTTAGAAGAATTTCCTCAACAACTTACAAACTATTTACTAAACTATAGTTATACAGACCTAAATATTATTAAACAAACTATTCTTAAAGCAAAAAAAGCATTTAATTCAACTCATGAAGAATCACATTTTATGCTAGAAGATATTGAAGATGAATTATTAAAATCATTAAAGAGATTTAAGAAAGCTATTCACGATAGAGAAGTTAAAGGGAAAATTGAAAGTGTAAAATCAATGCAAGGATATTTAATGCAAACCATTTTAACTTTACTTGAAGAATTACATTCTGCTGATATGAGAAGAAAAAATATGTCAGATAACAATATTTTTAATATGTGA
- a CDS encoding carboxymuconolactone decarboxylase family protein → MTIIQLSNNGKTPFQKLLGYNSEIMKNWNNLSESLERAHSLSKELKEEMRRMLAQKNGCMYCKAKGKPSNQLGDEKSAVCIGFVEVYLTLGTDIPDYVIKILKETLNKQEISELISFITFTTSQQYFGAIMQLEA, encoded by the coding sequence ATGACGATAATTCAATTGTCTAATAATGGCAAAACGCCGTTTCAAAAATTACTGGGATATAACAGTGAGATAATGAAAAATTGGAACAACCTTAGTGAATCATTAGAAAGAGCTCACTCACTATCTAAAGAGTTAAAAGAAGAGATGCGAAGAATGTTGGCGCAAAAGAACGGATGTATGTATTGCAAAGCAAAAGGTAAGCCAAGTAATCAATTAGGTGATGAAAAATCTGCTGTTTGTATAGGATTTGTAGAAGTTTACTTAACATTAGGAACTGATATTCCTGACTATGTTATAAAAATATTAAAAGAGACCTTAAACAAACAAGAGATTAGCGAATTAATTTCATTTATTACTTTCACTACATCCCAACAATATTTTGGTGCAATTATGCAATTAGAAGCTTAG
- a CDS encoding MFS transporter has translation MNKSSFRFLWIGQSLANSGDVFYMVGLIAIIYELTGSVTYMAFVPFFITTSRFLSGLVAPLIIERVKLKPLLAYSQSGKTVAIIILTGYIDFFYSFNTSFLIFLFVIVISFLDGWANPARNALIPILVEQDALVKANSFLAILDQTIRLGGWAVGGMLVAIMGGTNVIWLTFILFVASTIMMFLIPNIDGNIVSDEQTKKSSNWEVLKKGWVTIWQTPTLRTISIVEFFESIANVVWVAAIMYVYVDQVLQTGEQWWGYINATFFAGLMIGGFLSLRWSHLVDRLSSKVIVGGALLSSLTTLMFGLTSTPWMALVISLLFGIVNQIKDVAQETLVQRSVVYRLLPNIYSAKDALITAIFGISSLILGNLTDLFGVRFTFILAAILLFFSAIFVMINRNKIIQPNL, from the coding sequence ATGAATAAATCATCGTTTCGTTTTTTATGGATTGGTCAATCTCTCGCAAATAGCGGAGATGTTTTTTATATGGTGGGTTTAATAGCGATAATATACGAATTAACAGGCTCTGTAACTTATATGGCTTTTGTACCTTTTTTTATTACAACATCACGGTTTTTAAGTGGGCTCGTCGCTCCTTTAATTATTGAAAGAGTCAAATTGAAGCCACTTTTAGCTTATTCCCAATCAGGGAAAACTGTAGCTATCATTATACTTACGGGTTATATAGATTTTTTTTATTCTTTTAACACTTCGTTTCTGATTTTTTTATTCGTTATTGTCATTTCTTTTTTAGACGGATGGGCAAATCCAGCGAGAAATGCTTTAATTCCAATATTAGTCGAGCAAGATGCCCTAGTGAAAGCTAATAGTTTTCTTGCTATTCTTGATCAAACGATTCGTCTAGGCGGATGGGCAGTTGGTGGAATGCTTGTTGCTATTATGGGGGGAACAAATGTTATTTGGCTAACATTTATCTTGTTTGTAGCATCAACTATTATGATGTTTTTAATTCCAAATATTGATGGAAATATAGTGAGTGATGAACAAACAAAAAAATCATCAAACTGGGAAGTATTAAAAAAAGGCTGGGTGACCATTTGGCAAACGCCCACTTTACGTACAATTAGTATTGTAGAATTTTTTGAATCGATTGCAAATGTGGTATGGGTAGCTGCAATTATGTACGTATATGTTGATCAGGTTTTGCAAACTGGAGAACAATGGTGGGGATATATAAATGCTACTTTCTTCGCTGGATTAATGATAGGTGGCTTTTTAAGTTTAAGATGGTCACATTTAGTAGATAGGCTCTCTAGTAAAGTTATTGTGGGAGGAGCTCTCTTATCTAGTTTAACAACTTTAATGTTTGGTTTAACATCGACACCATGGATGGCACTAGTAATATCATTATTATTCGGCATAGTAAATCAAATTAAAGATGTTGCCCAAGAAACCCTAGTACAACGGAGTGTAGTTTATAGGCTGTTACCTAACATATACTCAGCAAAAGATGCTTTAATAACTGCAATTTTCGGGATTTCCTCATTAATTTTGGGTAATTTGACTGACTTATTTGGAGTAAGATTTACATTTATTTTAGCTGCTATACTTCTATTCTTTTCAGCAATTTTTGTGATGATAAATAGAAATAAAATTATTCAGCCTAACCTTTAA
- a CDS encoding VirD4-like conjugal transfer protein, CD1115 family: protein MSNNYRKAGHQKNWWSFSQNKHYLAHPVALIIFLVVGFIVAHLIANFVINYFLELFSNGQSVFENIKDMNGELSSYFFKNNTISILFYVPFYLIIVGLWAKQIYKIRQKFKKLDNSEQASGRWTTRHEIMKQYKAIPQKEKTFEGEGGLPVAMFKTFGWGVKFDSYRDQLKSAKERIYEDETIPNENKKTDIQEIRKDLRSELIGSLFKRENFTFIDESAVNNIFAGTSRSGKGELYVLPMIENYTRSSHQPSLLVNDMKGELVSASIQTLEKRGYHWEVFNLDQPMESTMSFNVLQLVIDEYIKGDLGEAQEMTKQVTHTLTNNEGVEDNEWNVMSAALINAMILALCSECLPKQPEKVTLYSVSNMLQTLSTKTFYKGIKIGGQIKVIEVSALDEYMNQFSSDDPAKTQYATVEAAPDKMRSSIIGTALKALQPFTTDTIAKLTSHTSMDINKIGFPNILDGYAKLDSSFEIGIQKYDEHKDSYKEVEGIVAHVNEYGYWQYPFENILYENDRVELKQLVNGEELITYLYVKYKDKKGNITFKNQTNNNNPDIRIRKFNSFEKPIAVFMVVPDYNSANHGIASILVNQVVFQLAKNAQLYTEHQKTHRRVVFHLDETGQMPMIPNLSQKVNVMLGRGIRFNFFVQAFSQIKDTYGDAYDAIMDACQNKVYIMATQQDTLETFSKMIGSEQVVKTNRSGQAGKLETNFTEDGIERALLRPDELARLREGESVVVRNLKRQDKNRKKVTPYPIFNYGKYSMKYRYEFIDKILDTNRSIIHYKGRFKELCEHRDLNLKNTLVDWQTKIDKMQDQYNNNESKQDENESQSVIKPTNTNDIEQYKNNNSSSANIIKAEPFYSKSVGERSFEIVIRRLRGIVDFDSFKKPIEKLTKAEIRNGIKKSFEDGNIDENKYNKFIELIESKKQKGV from the coding sequence ATGAGTAATAATTATAGAAAAGCTGGCCACCAAAAAAATTGGTGGTCTTTTTCTCAAAATAAGCACTATTTAGCCCACCCAGTAGCACTAATCATATTTCTTGTGGTGGGCTTTATAGTGGCTCATTTAATTGCAAACTTTGTAATTAATTATTTTCTAGAGTTATTTAGTAACGGACAATCTGTATTTGAAAATATAAAGGACATGAATGGTGAGTTAAGTAGTTATTTCTTTAAGAATAATACTATATCAATCTTATTTTATGTACCTTTTTATCTCATTATTGTCGGCTTATGGGCTAAACAGATATATAAAATACGTCAAAAATTCAAAAAATTAGATAACTCTGAACAAGCATCAGGTCGCTGGACTACACGACACGAAATTATGAAGCAATATAAAGCCATACCTCAAAAAGAAAAAACTTTTGAGGGCGAAGGTGGTTTACCAGTTGCTATGTTTAAAACGTTTGGTTGGGGAGTTAAATTTGATAGTTATAGAGATCAATTGAAATCAGCAAAAGAAAGAATATATGAAGATGAAACGATTCCTAATGAAAATAAGAAAACTGATATTCAAGAAATAAGAAAAGATTTGAGAAGTGAATTAATAGGTAGTCTTTTCAAAAGAGAAAATTTTACATTCATTGATGAATCGGCAGTAAATAATATATTTGCTGGTACTTCTCGTTCGGGTAAAGGTGAGCTGTATGTTTTACCTATGATTGAAAATTATACTCGTTCTTCTCACCAGCCATCATTATTAGTTAATGATATGAAAGGAGAGCTAGTATCAGCATCAATCCAAACTTTAGAAAAACGTGGCTATCATTGGGAAGTTTTTAATTTAGATCAACCTATGGAATCAACAATGTCTTTTAATGTGTTACAACTTGTTATAGATGAATACATTAAAGGAGATTTAGGAGAAGCACAGGAAATGACGAAACAAGTTACTCACACTTTAACCAACAATGAGGGCGTAGAGGATAATGAATGGAATGTAATGTCAGCAGCTTTAATTAACGCTATGATTTTAGCATTGTGTAGTGAGTGCTTACCAAAACAACCTGAAAAAGTAACACTGTACAGTGTTTCAAATATGTTACAAACATTAAGTACAAAAACTTTTTATAAAGGTATAAAAATTGGAGGACAAATAAAGGTTATTGAAGTTTCAGCTTTAGATGAATATATGAATCAATTTTCTTCAGATGACCCAGCTAAAACGCAATATGCAACGGTTGAAGCAGCACCAGATAAAATGCGTTCTTCAATTATAGGTACTGCATTAAAAGCGTTACAACCGTTTACGACAGACACAATAGCTAAACTAACAAGTCATACATCTATGGATATTAATAAGATTGGTTTTCCTAATATTTTAGATGGATATGCAAAGCTTGATAGTAGTTTTGAAATTGGAATTCAGAAATATGATGAACATAAAGACAGTTATAAAGAGGTCGAGGGCATTGTTGCTCATGTTAATGAATATGGTTATTGGCAATATCCTTTTGAAAACATTCTATATGAGAATGACAGAGTTGAATTAAAACAACTTGTTAATGGAGAAGAATTAATAACTTATTTATATGTAAAATATAAAGATAAAAAAGGTAATATAACCTTTAAAAATCAAACAAATAATAATAATCCTGATATTCGTATTAGAAAATTTAATAGTTTTGAAAAACCAATTGCTGTATTTATGGTTGTACCTGATTATAATAGCGCTAATCATGGTATTGCTTCAATTTTAGTTAATCAAGTTGTATTCCAACTTGCCAAAAATGCGCAACTTTATACAGAGCATCAAAAAACGCATCGACGAGTAGTATTTCATTTAGATGAAACAGGACAAATGCCAATGATACCTAATTTATCTCAAAAAGTTAATGTGATGCTTGGTAGAGGTATTCGTTTTAACTTCTTTGTACAAGCATTTTCACAAATTAAAGACACTTACGGTGATGCCTATGATGCGATTATGGACGCATGTCAAAACAAAGTATATATTATGGCAACTCAACAAGACACGTTAGAAACTTTTAGTAAGATGATAGGTAGTGAGCAAGTTGTAAAAACAAATCGTTCAGGTCAAGCTGGTAAATTAGAAACAAACTTTACAGAAGATGGAATTGAACGTGCTTTACTTAGACCTGATGAATTAGCGAGATTACGTGAGGGTGAATCCGTTGTTGTAAGAAATCTCAAAAGACAAGATAAAAATAGAAAGAAAGTAACGCCATATCCTATTTTTAATTATGGTAAATATTCAATGAAATATAGATATGAATTTATAGATAAAATTTTAGATACCAATAGAAGTATTATTCATTATAAAGGTAGATTTAAAGAGTTATGTGAACATAGAGATTTAAATTTAAAAAATACTTTAGTCGATTGGCAAACTAAAATAGATAAAATGCAAGATCAATACAATAACAATGAAAGTAAGCAAGATGAAAATGAAAGTCAAAGTGTTATTAAACCAACAAATACAAATGATATAGAGCAATATAAAAATAATAATTCTTCTTCTGCAAACATTATTAAAGCAGAGCCTTTTTATTCTAAAAGTGTAGGAGAAAGAAGTTTTGAAATAGTTATAAGACGATTAAGAGGTATTGTTGATTTTGATTCATTCAAGAAGCCGATTGAAAAATTAACAAAAGCTGAAATTCGTAATGGAATTAAAAAATCATTTGAAGATGGAAATATAGACGAAAATAAATACAATAAATTTATTGAATTGATTGAAAGTAAAAAACAGAAGGGTGTTTAA
- a CDS encoding single-stranded DNA-binding protein — MINNVFLLGRIAHDLEYTVDDNDLARCTFKLAVERYKGNTDYPTITVFGERAKNLVKYNNKGELLHISGYINTNRRKKDDGSYQYFENIVADSIKYLSPKSKEDNKEIENHTNDGAKEIKQDVSEVFNNNPQNNEDKEKAEGFQDKPLPF, encoded by the coding sequence ATGATTAATAATGTATTTCTATTAGGAAGAATAGCACATGACCTTGAATATACAGTTGATGATAATGATTTAGCTCGCTGTACATTCAAACTAGCAGTTGAAAGATATAAAGGGAATACTGATTATCCAACAATTACAGTATTCGGAGAACGAGCTAAAAACCTTGTTAAATACAATAACAAAGGCGAGTTATTACACATATCAGGCTATATTAATACCAATAGAAGAAAGAAAGACGATGGAAGCTATCAATATTTTGAAAACATAGTTGCTGATAGTATCAAGTATCTTTCCCCGAAATCGAAAGAGGATAATAAGGAAATAGAAAATCATACCAATGATGGTGCAAAAGAAATTAAGCAAGATGTCAGTGAAGTATTTAATAATAATCCTCAAAATAATGAGGATAAAGAAAAAGCAGAAGGTTTCCAAGATAAACCATTACCATTTTAA